In Sporosarcina psychrophila, a genomic segment contains:
- a CDS encoding DUF2768 domain-containing protein translates to MDKMWLSFYAMGFMVISMGLIYVSRHKLQNKVLKLLFAIIAYSLLIFSFFAMIYLVFNGPTGGA, encoded by the coding sequence ATGGATAAAATGTGGCTGTCGTTCTATGCGATGGGATTCATGGTTATTTCCATGGGTCTTATTTATGTGAGTCGGCATAAGCTTCAAAATAAAGTTTTGAAATTACTATTTGCTATAATAGCCTATTCTTTATTAATCTTCTCATTTTTTGCGATGATTTATCTCGTATTTAATGGGCCGACAGGAGGGGCATGA
- a CDS encoding NAD(P)H-dependent glycerol-3-phosphate dehydrogenase, whose protein sequence is MEKVTVIGAGSWGTAIAFVLAENGHDCLLWARRSDQSAEINENHTNKSYLPSISLPTNLKATSDLEAAAMHSDTVIIAVPTKAIRDVCSELNAMAISPKLIVHVSKGIEPDSLKRISEMISEELDSSKTKAIVVLSGPSHAEEVVLRHPTTVTAASFDLEAAEKIQDLFMNHYFRVYTNPDIVGVEIGAALKNVIALAAGISDGLGYGDNAKAALITRGLAEISRLGVKMGANPLTFSGLTGLGDLIVTCTSVHSRNWKAGNMLGKGNSLDEVVSGMGMVIEGVRTAKAAHQLAAQHGVSMPLTEALYSILFEGIPPKQAVDQLMNRMKKQEVEDLFGNR, encoded by the coding sequence ATGGAAAAAGTAACTGTTATCGGAGCCGGAAGCTGGGGAACTGCGATTGCTTTTGTTCTTGCTGAAAATGGTCATGATTGCTTACTTTGGGCGAGGCGTTCTGACCAGTCCGCTGAAATTAACGAAAATCATACAAATAAGTCATATTTACCAAGTATTTCTTTACCTACTAATTTGAAAGCAACATCAGATTTGGAAGCGGCGGCGATGCATAGTGATACTGTCATCATCGCTGTTCCGACCAAGGCGATTCGTGATGTCTGTTCTGAACTGAATGCAATGGCGATTAGCCCTAAATTAATTGTCCATGTTTCAAAAGGTATTGAACCAGATTCGTTAAAACGAATCTCAGAAATGATTTCGGAAGAGCTAGATTCCTCGAAAACAAAGGCTATTGTTGTTCTCTCGGGTCCAAGTCATGCTGAAGAAGTTGTTCTGCGTCATCCGACGACAGTAACGGCTGCATCATTCGATTTGGAAGCGGCAGAAAAGATTCAGGACCTATTTATGAACCATTATTTCCGTGTCTATACAAATCCGGATATAGTTGGTGTGGAAATCGGAGCTGCGCTTAAAAATGTAATTGCATTGGCAGCCGGTATTTCTGATGGACTAGGTTATGGTGATAATGCCAAAGCTGCGCTTATTACGCGCGGATTAGCGGAGATTTCAAGACTTGGCGTGAAAATGGGTGCGAATCCACTTACATTTTCAGGTCTGACAGGTCTAGGCGATTTGATTGTTACATGTACGAGTGTTCATTCACGCAATTGGAAAGCGGGCAATATGCTCGGAAAAGGGAATAGTCTAGACGAGGTCGTATCAGGCATGGGTATGGTCATCGAAGGTGTACGGACGGCTAAAGCGGCACATCAGCTTGCAGCCCAGCACGGAGTCTCTATGCCGCTCACAGAGGCACTGTACTCCATACTATTTGAAGGAATACCGCCGAAACAAGCTGTGGACCAACTTATGAACCGTATGAAGAAGCAGGAAGTTGAAGATCTCTTCGGCAACCGTTGA
- the der gene encoding ribosome biogenesis GTPase Der: MNKPTVAIVGRPNVGKSTIFNRIVGERISIVEDVAGVTRDRIYSSADWLAHEFNLIDTGGIDIGDEPFLEQIRLQAEIAIDEADVIIFLVNGREGVTDADEQVAKILYKTKKPIVLAVNKVDNPDMRDMIYDFYSLGFGEPYPISGAHGLGLGDLLDAVANDFPEPGAEEIEDDVIRFSLIGRPNVGKSSLVNAFLGEERVIVSDIPGTTIDAIDTAYEYDGQKYKIIDTAGMRKKGKVYENVEKYAVLRALKAIDRSDVVLIVINGEEGIREMDKRIAGYAEDAGKGVMFVVNKWDAVEKDDKTMNKFIADIRDNFLFLDYAPIAFVSAKTKQRVNTLFEKVKLINENHALRIQSSVLNEVIEDAVARNPAPNNKGRRLRIYYATQVAVKPPTFVVFVNDVEIMHFSYERFLQNRLRESFGFEGTPIRIITRARS, from the coding sequence ATGAATAAACCAACAGTAGCGATCGTCGGTAGGCCGAACGTCGGGAAATCGACAATATTTAACCGAATCGTTGGTGAACGAATTTCAATCGTAGAAGACGTTGCGGGTGTTACACGTGACCGTATTTACAGCTCCGCAGATTGGCTCGCACATGAGTTCAACCTTATTGACACAGGAGGAATCGATATTGGAGATGAGCCTTTTCTTGAGCAAATCCGATTACAAGCGGAAATTGCAATAGACGAAGCGGACGTTATCATTTTCCTTGTGAATGGTCGTGAAGGGGTAACAGATGCTGATGAGCAAGTTGCCAAGATCTTGTACAAAACGAAAAAACCTATTGTACTTGCTGTAAACAAAGTTGATAATCCAGACATGCGGGACATGATTTATGATTTCTATTCCCTTGGATTCGGAGAACCGTATCCGATTTCTGGTGCGCATGGACTAGGTTTAGGGGATTTGCTTGATGCAGTAGCGAATGATTTCCCAGAACCAGGTGCTGAAGAAATTGAAGATGATGTCATCCGGTTTTCGTTAATTGGGAGACCTAACGTTGGTAAATCATCACTTGTCAATGCATTTTTAGGTGAGGAACGGGTCATAGTTAGTGACATACCTGGAACAACAATAGATGCTATCGATACGGCTTATGAATATGATGGACAGAAGTATAAAATTATTGATACTGCTGGTATGCGTAAAAAAGGGAAAGTGTATGAAAATGTAGAGAAATATGCTGTTCTTCGTGCACTAAAAGCGATTGATCGCTCTGATGTCGTTCTTATCGTTATCAATGGTGAAGAAGGCATACGTGAGATGGACAAGCGCATCGCCGGCTACGCAGAAGATGCTGGAAAAGGCGTCATGTTTGTTGTTAATAAGTGGGATGCTGTCGAAAAAGATGATAAGACGATGAACAAGTTTATTGCGGATATCCGTGATAATTTCCTATTCCTCGATTATGCACCGATTGCTTTTGTTTCAGCAAAAACAAAACAGCGTGTTAATACGTTGTTTGAAAAAGTTAAATTAATTAATGAGAACCATGCACTACGTATTCAGTCAAGTGTCTTGAACGAAGTGATTGAAGACGCTGTTGCAAGAAACCCTGCACCTAATAATAAAGGACGCAGATTGCGTATTTATTATGCTACGCAAGTAGCTGTTAAACCGCCAACTTTCGTCGTCTTTGTGAACGATGTAGAAATCATGCACTTCTCTTATGAACGCTTTTTACAAAACCGTCTTCGGGAGTCATTTGGCTTCGAAGGAACTCCGATCAGGATTATTACTCGAGCAAGAAGCTGA
- a CDS encoding transcriptional regulator, translating to MSVRNQLVKSMKYNESLDMMYQANDGQISKRRIRVLDVGEVSFRAYCFLRKSNRTFTNDNVLALVPIIIKERSVI from the coding sequence ATGAGTGTGCGTAATCAATTGGTCAAGTCGATGAAGTATAATGAGTCATTAGATATGATGTACCAGGCGAATGACGGTCAAATTAGTAAGAGGCGAATAAGGGTGCTGGATGTCGGTGAGGTATCGTTCAGAGCATACTGTTTTCTGCGTAAGTCGAATCGTACGTTTACAAACGACAACGTGTTGGCGCTTGTTCCCATCATTATAAAAGAAAGATCCGTGATCTAA
- a CDS encoding N-acetylmuramoyl-L-alanine amidase family protein, which translates to MPYTIINNYIPTSLYPLKATYPMKPEYITIHNTANDATAINEIAFMTRNTTATSYHVAIDDKHAVQAIPFTRNGWHAGDGQGAGNRKSIGIEICYSQSGGPKYVNAEANAVDYIARILKQYSWGIDRVKWHRDWSGKECPHRIIGEGRMTTVRNAIVKRLAELNIPTLPKEDARMFNPSSATLKVAYEQYLSDAVKEGLISDKWLTDFRAGKLSLDDALALKVFIDQRR; encoded by the coding sequence ATGCCATATACAATAATCAACAACTACATTCCGACGTCTCTTTATCCTCTGAAAGCGACGTATCCGATGAAGCCGGAATACATCACCATCCACAATACAGCCAATGATGCGACGGCAATCAACGAGATTGCTTTCATGACGCGGAACACGACTGCGACGTCGTATCATGTGGCAATCGATGATAAACATGCAGTGCAAGCTATCCCGTTTACACGCAACGGTTGGCACGCTGGGGATGGTCAAGGGGCAGGTAATCGGAAATCCATAGGGATTGAAATCTGTTACTCACAATCAGGCGGTCCGAAGTATGTTAATGCGGAAGCGAATGCCGTCGACTATATAGCACGCATACTTAAGCAATACAGCTGGGGTATAGATCGTGTTAAATGGCATCGGGATTGGAGTGGTAAAGAATGTCCGCACCGTATCATAGGTGAGGGGCGTATGACGACCGTTCGCAATGCCATAGTTAAACGTCTGGCAGAATTGAATATCCCAACGCTACCAAAGGAGGATGCACGCATGTTTAATCCAAGCTCAGCAACGTTAAAAGTTGCTTATGAACAATACTTGTCGGATGCCGTAAAAGAAGGTTTAATTTCCGACAAATGGTTAACGGACTTTAGGGCAGGTAAGTTGTCACTAGATGATGCACTCGCACTAAAAGTCTTTATTGACCAGCGCAGATGA
- the rpsA gene encoding 30S ribosomal protein S1 → MTEDMNLEAANIYNEGDRVTGKVTKIEEKSVTVEIAGAPFDGVIPISELSSLHIEKAEDAVAEGDEIELIITKVEEDNYVLSKRKVDAEDAWGSLEEKFNNKETIETEVKDVVKGGLVVDLGVRGFIPASLVEDYFVETFEEYKGRMMTFKIVEMDKEKNRLILSHRAVIQEEKASQKGEVLDNLKEGEVLEGTVQRLATFGAFIDIGGIDGLVHISQLSHDHIEKVSDVLKEGDKVNVKILSIDRDSERISLSIKDTLAGPWEGIEEKAPKGSKFEGTVKRLVSYGAFVEVFPGVEGLVHISRISHQHIGTPHEVLKEGQKIDVKVLEVNTDDKRLSLSIKDLIEKEDNNSYGNYEMPEEASGFSLSDVIGDQLKNFSTKD, encoded by the coding sequence ATGACTGAAGACATGAACTTAGAAGCAGCGAACATCTACAATGAAGGTGACCGTGTTACTGGGAAAGTGACTAAAATCGAAGAAAAGTCTGTGACAGTTGAAATTGCGGGAGCACCTTTTGATGGTGTTATTCCAATCAGCGAACTATCGAGCCTTCACATTGAAAAAGCTGAGGATGCAGTTGCAGAAGGCGATGAAATTGAACTGATTATCACTAAAGTGGAAGAAGATAATTATGTCCTTTCAAAACGTAAAGTCGATGCAGAAGATGCATGGGGTTCTCTTGAAGAGAAATTCAATAATAAAGAAACAATCGAAACGGAAGTAAAAGACGTTGTTAAAGGCGGACTAGTTGTTGACCTTGGTGTACGTGGTTTCATTCCGGCATCACTTGTCGAAGATTATTTCGTCGAGACTTTTGAAGAGTATAAAGGTCGTATGATGACATTTAAAATTGTTGAAATGGATAAGGAAAAAAATCGTTTAATTCTTTCTCATCGTGCAGTTATCCAAGAAGAAAAAGCATCACAAAAAGGTGAAGTTTTGGATAATCTCAAAGAAGGTGAAGTACTGGAGGGGACTGTTCAACGTCTTGCAACATTCGGTGCTTTTATTGATATCGGTGGCATTGATGGACTTGTTCATATATCTCAACTTTCTCATGATCATATCGAGAAAGTTTCAGACGTTCTAAAAGAGGGCGACAAAGTGAATGTGAAAATCCTTTCAATCGACCGTGATTCAGAACGAATTTCACTATCCATCAAGGATACATTGGCTGGTCCGTGGGAAGGAATTGAAGAGAAGGCTCCTAAAGGATCTAAGTTTGAGGGGACTGTGAAACGTCTCGTCTCATATGGTGCATTTGTAGAAGTGTTCCCTGGCGTCGAGGGGCTTGTCCATATTTCGCGTATATCCCACCAACACATCGGTACTCCGCATGAAGTGTTGAAAGAAGGTCAAAAAATCGATGTCAAAGTACTAGAAGTCAATACGGATGATAAACGTCTATCTTTAAGCATTAAGGATCTTATTGAAAAAGAAGACAATAACTCTTATGGAAATTATGAAATGCCAGAAGAAGCATCAGGTTTTTCACTGAGCGATGTCATCGGAGATCAGCTGAAGAACTTTTCAACTAAAGACTGA
- a CDS encoding lysophospholipid acyltransferase family protein has protein sequence MNLYPLGKMLCSAIFYPLYRIKVIGAENFPKEGGVLLCTNHIDNVDPPVVGSTCPRPVHFMAKEELFKMPLLKSILPQVNAYPVKRGMSDREAFRNTLKILKSGKVVGMFPEGTRSKTGELGKGLAGAGFFALKGGDAVVMPCAIIGPYKVFRRLKVVYGKPLDLTTYRESRTSAEDMTEIIMSEIQKLIEQNK, from the coding sequence ATGAACTTATATCCACTTGGTAAAATGCTCTGCAGTGCAATATTTTATCCGTTATATCGCATTAAAGTAATTGGTGCGGAGAACTTCCCGAAAGAAGGGGGTGTTCTGCTTTGCACGAATCACATCGATAATGTCGATCCTCCGGTTGTCGGTAGTACTTGTCCTAGGCCTGTTCACTTCATGGCAAAAGAAGAGTTATTCAAAATGCCATTGCTAAAAAGTATTCTTCCGCAAGTGAATGCATATCCTGTGAAACGGGGTATGAGTGACAGGGAAGCATTCCGGAATACATTGAAAATCCTTAAATCGGGAAAAGTTGTCGGGATGTTTCCAGAAGGAACGAGAAGTAAGACGGGGGAACTTGGTAAAGGGCTTGCAGGCGCAGGATTCTTCGCGCTGAAGGGTGGCGATGCGGTCGTTATGCCTTGTGCAATTATAGGGCCTTACAAAGTGTTTAGAAGATTGAAAGTTGTCTATGGTAAACCGTTAGATCTGACAACTTATCGTGAAAGTCGGACTTCAGCTGAAGACATGACAGAGATCATCATGAGTGAAATTCAAAAACTTATCGAACAAAATAAATAA
- the cmk gene encoding (d)CMP kinase → MALEIKIAIDGPAAAGKSTIAKITAEKLGYTYIDTGAMYRALTHKALVHNINTRNGQELEKLLEETEIVLRPSINGQAVIVDGKDVTEDIRSQLVTASVSSVATHMGVRQLMVDKQRILAIGAGVVMDGRDIGTAVLPDAELKIFMTASVEERAMRRHIENEKRGFTTSLEQLKAEIAERDRADSEREVSPLRQAEDAVLIDTTSMSITDVAEKISELAEKRMNL, encoded by the coding sequence ATGGCATTAGAGATAAAAATCGCGATTGATGGTCCGGCTGCGGCTGGAAAAAGTACAATTGCTAAAATCACAGCTGAAAAATTGGGCTATACGTATATCGACACAGGTGCTATGTACCGCGCACTAACGCATAAAGCGTTAGTTCACAACATAAATACTAGGAATGGACAAGAACTTGAAAAGTTATTGGAAGAGACGGAGATAGTTCTTAGGCCATCAATAAACGGCCAAGCGGTCATTGTAGATGGTAAAGACGTAACAGAAGACATCCGTTCACAATTAGTGACGGCTTCTGTATCCTCTGTCGCTACTCATATGGGTGTCCGTCAGCTGATGGTTGATAAACAGCGGATTCTAGCTATAGGTGCAGGTGTTGTAATGGACGGGCGCGATATCGGGACGGCTGTCCTGCCGGATGCGGAACTAAAGATTTTCATGACAGCCTCTGTTGAGGAGAGAGCGATGAGACGTCATATTGAAAACGAAAAACGTGGCTTCACAACGTCTCTTGAACAATTGAAAGCTGAAATTGCTGAACGTGATCGCGCGGATAGTGAAAGAGAAGTGTCTCCACTCAGACAAGCGGAAGATGCTGTTCTTATCGATACGACTTCGATGTCAATTACAGATGTGGCGGAAAAAATCAGTGAACTTGCAGAAAAGAGGATGAACTTATGA
- a CDS encoding flagellar brake protein, whose product MLLSVGTIIVIDKDFTKDSEKFKSKVVDIGDGFVMIDYPSHIETGRTAFFMDGTQLHVTFIDSMKMSYAFRTEVSGRLNKGIPMIKLSYPGDEQLIKIQRREFVRVESAIDIAVEKDGRFSQFVAADLSAGGVALTLLNPDTFKEDELLSLTIVLPFMNREIKYVKADARVIRVFEKDGRLIASLQFETINQVERQYVIRFCFERQLQMRNEK is encoded by the coding sequence ATGCTACTTTCGGTTGGGACGATTATTGTTATCGATAAAGACTTTACAAAAGATAGCGAAAAGTTCAAAAGTAAAGTGGTTGATATAGGAGACGGTTTCGTAATGATTGACTACCCAAGCCATATTGAGACGGGACGGACAGCATTTTTTATGGATGGCACGCAGTTGCACGTTACATTCATAGATAGTATGAAAATGTCTTATGCTTTCCGGACTGAAGTGAGCGGCCGCCTTAATAAGGGAATTCCAATGATTAAATTATCCTATCCTGGTGATGAACAGCTTATCAAGATTCAACGACGTGAATTTGTACGGGTAGAATCAGCAATTGATATTGCTGTTGAGAAAGATGGACGCTTCAGCCAGTTTGTGGCGGCAGACCTTAGCGCAGGCGGAGTCGCGCTAACTCTCCTTAACCCCGACACTTTCAAAGAAGACGAGCTGTTATCGCTGACCATCGTGCTACCTTTCATGAACCGTGAAATTAAATATGTCAAAGCTGATGCACGGGTTATAAGGGTTTTTGAGAAAGATGGCAGACTAATTGCCTCATTACAATTTGAGACAATCAATCAAGTTGAGCGTCAATACGTTATCCGATTCTGTTTTGAACGGCAGTTGCAAATGAGAAATGAAAAATAG
- a CDS encoding PepSY1/2 domain-containing protein — MIFVLVYSIAALSIFSYGKAAENEQLSIALSGQYASKMTDASEKLEELDNAVKKTLLFNEADGSSKARDDIWRLSSDIKNSVSSLPMDPSFSTSWLNYLGRLGNYAKEATRVADNVEYHRVMELASKNLRSMADEWQVATAGMVSGNLSIDGWKKRLDVADSGHDWTAMGTSVKQYTESDFPLTASESDSMKKKDLKNIADPEVTREEAIAEFKKLFPHLSNETIGVEMSQPGSPYPFYHIRFAEAESVGYIDITEKGGHVLSFLTERPFGKEIQPFDELKKKAETFLKDAGYKDLVYEEARENNTAWHMVFVRVEPEYGAKVFSDVIHLKIAKDNAGIVGLDASEYIRKEKTERQPITKKNWKTFFHSGVEIVKEEYAYVENDRLEQRLTHYLTVTINENGQIGTYAVIVDTETSEVIKTEKLQ, encoded by the coding sequence ATGATTTTTGTATTAGTGTACTCAATAGCAGCACTTTCAATCTTTTCTTACGGTAAAGCAGCTGAAAATGAACAATTATCTATCGCACTAAGTGGACAATACGCCAGTAAAATGACAGATGCATCGGAGAAACTGGAAGAATTGGATAATGCGGTGAAAAAGACTTTATTATTTAATGAGGCGGATGGATCCTCAAAAGCGCGAGATGACATTTGGCGTCTGTCATCCGATATTAAAAACTCTGTTTCTTCATTACCGATGGATCCAAGCTTTTCAACATCGTGGTTGAATTATCTTGGACGTCTTGGTAATTATGCCAAGGAAGCAACTCGTGTAGCCGATAACGTCGAATATCACCGGGTTATGGAGCTGGCTTCTAAGAACCTTCGCTCAATGGCGGATGAGTGGCAAGTGGCAACTGCGGGCATGGTAAGTGGGAATTTATCGATAGACGGTTGGAAAAAGAGATTGGATGTTGCTGATTCAGGCCATGATTGGACCGCTATGGGTACTAGTGTTAAACAGTATACGGAGAGTGATTTCCCACTGACAGCAAGTGAGTCTGATTCTATGAAGAAAAAAGATTTGAAAAATATTGCGGATCCTGAAGTGACTCGTGAAGAGGCCATAGCTGAGTTCAAAAAACTTTTTCCACACCTATCTAATGAGACTATCGGTGTAGAAATGAGTCAACCAGGCTCACCTTATCCGTTTTATCACATTCGTTTTGCCGAAGCTGAGTCAGTCGGTTATATTGATATCACGGAAAAAGGGGGGCATGTCCTTTCATTCCTTACAGAAAGGCCATTTGGCAAGGAGATTCAGCCGTTTGACGAACTTAAAAAGAAAGCAGAGACGTTTTTAAAAGATGCAGGTTATAAGGACCTTGTTTACGAGGAAGCAAGGGAAAATAATACGGCTTGGCATATGGTATTTGTCAGAGTAGAACCGGAATATGGAGCGAAAGTATTTTCAGATGTAATCCATTTAAAGATTGCAAAAGATAATGCGGGCATCGTTGGTCTGGATGCTTCCGAGTATATTCGGAAAGAGAAGACTGAACGACAGCCGATCACGAAGAAGAATTGGAAGACATTTTTCCATTCGGGCGTCGAAATTGTCAAAGAAGAATATGCATATGTTGAAAATGATCGGTTAGAACAAAGGCTAACGCACTATTTGACAGTTACGATAAATGAGAATGGGCAAATAGGCACATATGCAGTAATCGTCGATACGGAGACCTCTGAAGTGATCAAAACCGAGAAATTACAGTAA
- the sleB gene encoding spore cortex-lytic enzyme, with amino-acid sequence MITIILLLGCAYATSPVQIKAFSSQNVARGAFGDDVIELQSRLQYIGYYTGTIDGTFGYGTYWALRNFQEKYGLPVDGIAGLKTRKKLVDASQYDEKFVKDNLNKGNKFTYYGSKPLASQVGQGAGKTENIQLPAKYSDQDLKLMANAVYGEARGEPYEGQVAVAAVILNRVEHPDFPDTVGGVIFQPLAFTAVADGQIWLTPNERAKEAVLDAINGWDPSENAIYYFNPITATSKWIWSRPQIKKIGLHIFAN; translated from the coding sequence ATGATAACAATCATCTTGCTCCTTGGATGTGCTTATGCAACCTCACCTGTCCAAATAAAAGCATTCAGTTCCCAAAATGTCGCACGCGGCGCATTTGGAGATGATGTAATCGAGCTGCAGTCGAGACTTCAGTATATTGGTTATTACACTGGGACGATTGATGGAACATTTGGCTATGGAACCTATTGGGCATTGCGCAATTTCCAAGAGAAGTATGGACTTCCGGTAGACGGAATTGCAGGATTGAAGACTCGGAAAAAATTGGTGGATGCATCACAGTATGATGAGAAGTTCGTAAAAGATAATTTGAATAAAGGGAATAAGTTCACGTATTACGGAAGTAAACCGCTTGCATCTCAGGTAGGTCAAGGAGCGGGTAAAACGGAAAATATCCAATTGCCAGCAAAATATTCGGATCAGGATCTTAAGCTGATGGCGAATGCTGTCTATGGTGAGGCAAGAGGAGAACCGTACGAAGGGCAAGTTGCAGTAGCTGCAGTCATATTGAACCGGGTTGAACATCCAGATTTTCCAGATACAGTTGGCGGTGTCATCTTTCAACCGCTTGCTTTCACAGCGGTCGCTGACGGGCAAATTTGGCTAACACCGAACGAACGGGCAAAAGAAGCCGTTCTCGATGCTATTAATGGATGGGATCCTTCCGAAAATGCAATTTACTACTTCAATCCAATTACAGCGACGAGCAAGTGGATTTGGTCACGACCTCAAATTAAAAAAATTGGTTTGCATATATTTGCCAATTAA
- the prsW gene encoding glutamic-type intramembrane protease PrsW has translation MFILFTVAIAPGLALFSYFYLRKQIAKEPSLTLFHTFIYGAIMTFPIMFIQHVFEEENIFSHFFIRNVIFTSGLEEFFKWLILLLAIYRHVEFEDAYDGILYGASVSLGFATVENIIYLLTFGADTAFLRALLPVSSHALFGVVMGYYFGRAKFAVESNINMYLFLAFLAPYSLHFIYNGILAVDNLWLYLIIPFMLFLWWFGLTRVKYAHTFAMQQFRRKARTNTK, from the coding sequence ATGTTCATATTGTTCACTGTAGCGATTGCGCCGGGATTGGCGCTCTTTAGCTATTTTTATTTGAGAAAACAGATTGCGAAAGAACCATCACTTACATTATTTCATACATTCATATACGGCGCTATCATGACTTTTCCGATAATGTTTATCCAACACGTATTTGAAGAGGAAAACATCTTCTCCCACTTTTTCATTCGGAATGTTATTTTTACAAGTGGACTTGAGGAGTTCTTTAAATGGCTCATCCTGTTGCTTGCCATTTATAGGCATGTTGAATTTGAAGATGCATACGATGGGATCTTATATGGTGCCAGCGTGTCATTAGGTTTTGCGACGGTTGAAAATATTATTTATCTACTTACATTTGGAGCGGACACCGCATTTCTTCGGGCTTTATTGCCGGTTTCCAGTCATGCACTATTCGGTGTAGTAATGGGCTATTATTTTGGCCGAGCAAAATTTGCAGTAGAATCAAACATCAATATGTATTTGTTTCTAGCATTCCTTGCCCCATATAGTCTTCACTTCATCTATAATGGCATCCTCGCTGTAGATAATCTCTGGCTCTATCTGATTATACCTTTCATGCTGTTTCTTTGGTGGTTTGGCTTAACTAGAGTTAAATATGCACATACGTTCGCAATGCAGCAATTCAGACGCAAAGCACGAACAAACACAAAATGA
- a CDS encoding asparaginase, whose product MKKNILLVHTGGTISMELDTKTGGVMLSAANPLALEIDNIQQFANITEVEAFNLPSPHITPARMLELKELISRLTENNSFDGIVITHGTDTLEETAYFLELSTNFNIPIVLTGAMRSSNEIGSDGVYNLMSAVRVAAADDANDKGVLVVLNDEIHTATNVTKTHSSSVSTFQSPQYGPIGIVTKSAIHFHHAPLSRTYLPVVSINKKVAMFKIYAGMESDLLVSISSLGYDGVVLEGLGQGNVPPYVVGGIRRLLSEGLPVILVSRCFNGIAQDIYAYEGGGKMLKDMGVRFEHGLSGQKARLKLLLELCTK is encoded by the coding sequence ATGAAGAAAAACATTCTGCTTGTTCATACAGGCGGTACGATCTCAATGGAACTGGATACCAAAACCGGCGGAGTAATGTTAAGTGCTGCAAATCCTCTCGCATTAGAAATAGACAACATCCAGCAATTCGCCAACATAACAGAAGTGGAAGCTTTTAATTTACCTTCTCCACATATTACACCAGCACGAATGCTTGAACTCAAAGAGCTGATCTCCCGTCTGACGGAGAATAATTCCTTTGATGGTATTGTCATTACACATGGCACAGACACGCTTGAAGAGACAGCGTATTTCCTTGAACTCTCAACAAATTTCAATATCCCAATTGTATTGACGGGTGCAATGCGTTCTTCCAATGAAATTGGATCGGACGGCGTCTATAACCTGATGTCAGCTGTCAGAGTTGCCGCAGCAGACGACGCAAACGATAAAGGGGTACTCGTCGTACTTAATGATGAAATCCACACAGCGACGAATGTGACGAAAACACATAGCAGCAGTGTCTCTACTTTTCAAAGTCCGCAATATGGACCCATCGGCATTGTAACGAAGTCAGCCATTCATTTCCACCATGCACCATTATCAAGAACCTATCTCCCTGTCGTGTCCATCAACAAAAAAGTAGCCATGTTTAAAATCTATGCGGGAATGGAATCCGACTTGCTTGTTTCGATATCTTCTCTTGGCTATGACGGTGTCGTACTTGAAGGACTAGGACAAGGGAACGTCCCACCTTATGTGGTCGGCGGAATCAGACGTCTACTTTCTGAAGGTCTTCCAGTCATCCTAGTTTCCCGATGCTTCAATGGGATTGCACAGGATATTTATGCGTATGAAGGCGGAGGTAAGATGCTGAAAGATATGGGTGTGCGCTTTGAACACGGGCTCAGTGGCCAGAAAGCACGCTTAAAACTATTACTCGAACTTTGTACGAAGTAA